In Malus sylvestris chromosome 15, drMalSylv7.2, whole genome shotgun sequence, a single genomic region encodes these proteins:
- the LOC126605415 gene encoding uncharacterized protein LOC126605415, translating to MFTEGLDRSALRWVREKEEVPFSGSNLRPRIDPIMHIRSGSGGRGFGLPPPSKFRSGHLPSNAIPVRTIPADGDESGSASDNDRTTDSEDGVYGGRYSLDSSPQDDRVPSAAAHRYGKPSQGQTNYGSDYTYSDVSSSMDTVVGRQKPVAERLVRGARKYPVAQNGYTEDESSDSAASSEFSTSQAGGSIKSGLPHNKAYASEGYASSAPSRRNLESAAEKNLHSTNLQSKKFPDDDVPSAPPFCGATQEIKQDDEKSPTRVHRTPRATSPSEFKTTPGKKQDGVTGNGNLEHFARTTTSSEAAAPSCPARLPTYYASALGPWHGVIAYDACVRLCLHAWAMECMEAPMFLENECALLRDAFSLRQVLLQSEEELLAKQTSELASEKAVPKPKKIVGKMKVQVRRIKMGLDPPTGCSISSIRPPVIKLESIRHHLSSFQSTIASGWQALRKIRVAPRVPANGSFSRQSLAYVHAGTQYIKQVSGLLKTGVTSLRDSSSSYEVVHETYSCLLRLKSSTEEDAIKMQPGSSETHVFFPDSLGDDLIVEVFDSKGKHFGRVIVQVATVVDDPADKQRWFSVYREPEHEPVGKMQLSTYYSTSSDDNPKCGSVAETVAYDLVLEAAMKVQHFQQRNLVVQGPWKWLLTEFATYYGVSDVYTKLRYLSYVMDVATPTADCLNLVYDLLRPVLMKGHNKSMLSHQENRILGETKDQIQQTLALAFENYKSLDESSLSGIMEVFRPATGHAAPALEPAVKLYTLLHDILSPEAQTALCHHFQVAARKRSQRHLAETDEYITSNSDGILLDSLSMATAYQKMKSLCLNIRDEIHTDIEIHNRHILPSFVDLPHLSASIYSTDLCSRLRAFLIACPPTGPSSPVGDLVIATADFQRDLSSWNIGHIKAGVDAKELFHLYIMLWIQNKRGSLLEACKLDKVKWSGVRTQHSTTPFVDEMYDRLKATLSDYEIIISRWPEYACILENAIADVEKAIIESLDKQYADVLSPLKENLAPKKFGLKYVQKLAKRSVSAYTVPEELGILLNSLKRMLDVLRPQIEVQFKSWGSCIPDAGNTVPGERLSEVTVMLRAKLKNYIQAVVEKLAENSKLQSATKLKKILQDSKETVVESDVRSRMQLLKDQLATTVTHLHTVFGTHVFIAICRGYWDRMGQDVLSFLENRKENKSWYKGSRIAVSILDDTFASQMQQLLGNTLQEKDVQPPRSIMEVRSILCKDAANLKDNTYYF from the exons ATGTTCACTGAAGGACTTGATAGAAGCGCCCTTCGTTGGGTTAGAGAG AAGGAGGAAGTTCCATTTTCGGGTTCTAATTTGCGGCCTAGGATTGATCCGATTATGCACATTCGCAGTGGTAGTGGCGGCAGGGGGTTTGGACTCCCCCCTCCGTCTAAATTTAGAAGTGGACACTTGCCCTCCAATGCCATACCGGTTCGGACAATTCCAGCTGATGGGGATGAGAGTGGGTCTGCTTCTGATAATGACAGAACCACTGATTCAGAAGATGGAGTTTATGGTGGCAGGTACTCGCTGGATTCGTCACCGCAAGATGATAGGGTTCCCAGTGCTGCTGCTCATAGGTATGGGAAGCCGTCGCAAGGGCAGACCAATTATGGCAGTGATTATACTTATTCAGACGTCAGTTCCTCCATGGACACTGTTGTGGGGAGACAGAAACCTGTGGCAGAGAGATTGGTGAGGGGAGCGAGGAAGTATCCAGTCGCGCAGAATGGTTATACGGAGGACGAGTCATCTGATTCGGCTGCAAGCTCCGagttttctacttcacaagcCGGAGGAAGCATCAAGAGTGGGTTGCCTCATAATAAAGCCTATGCTTCTGAGGGTTATGCCTCAAGTGCACCTTCACGTAGGAACTTGGAAAGTGCTGCTGAAAAG AATTTGCATTCCACAAACCTGCAGAGTAAAAAATTTCCTGATGACGATGTTCCCAGTGCACCACCCTTTTGTGGTGCAACTCAGGAAATTAAACAGGATGATGAGAAAAGTCCTACTAGAGTGCATAGGACACCGCGTGCTACTTCTCCATCTGAATTCAAAACAACCCCCGGTAAAAAGCAGGATGGCGTTACTGGAAATGGGAATCTTGAACACTTTGCAAG AACTACAACTAGTTCTGAAGCTGCTGCGCCATCATGCCCAGCTCGGCTCCCAACATATTATGCAAG TGCTCTAGGGCCATGGCATGGTGTTATTGCATATGATGCATGTGTGCGTTTGTGCCTTCATGCTTGGGCAATGGAATGCATGGAAGCTCCCATGTTCTTGGAAAATGAATGTGCTCTTCTACGAGATGCATTTAG TTTACGACAAGTACTTTTACAATCAGAGGAAGAACTGTTGGCAAAGCAGACTTCAGAGCTTGCAAGTGAGAAAGCTGTTCCGAAACCAAAGAAAATTGTTGGCAAGATGAAAGTGCAAG TGCGCAGAATTAAAATGGGCCTGGACCCACCTACTGGCTGCAGTATTTCGTCTATAAGACCACCAGTAATCAAACTGGAATCCATTCGTCATCATCTCTCCAGCTTCCAGTCTACAATTGCTTCTGGATGGCAAGCCCTTCGAAAGATTCGAGTTGCACCTCGGGTACCTGCAAATGGTTCTTTTTCACGTCAAAGCTTGGCGTATGTGCATGCTGGTACTCAGTATATAAAACAGGTGTCTGGACTTTTGAAAACTGGTGTAACAAGTCTACGAGACAGTTCGTCCTCATATGAAGTTGTGCATG AAACGTACTCTTGTTTGTTAAGACTGAAAAGTTCAACTGAAGAAGATGCCATCAAGATGCAACCTGGATCCAGTGAAACTCATGTCTT CTTTCCAGATAGTTTGGGAGATGATCTAATAGTCGAAGTCTTTGATTCGAAGGGAAAGCATTTTGGTAGAGTCATTGTTCAAGTGGCAACAGTTGTTGATGACCCA GCTGACAAGCAACGCTGGTTCTCTGTCTATCGTGAACCAGAACATGAACCTGTGGGAAAGATGCAGCTATCTACATATTATTCAACAAGTTCAGATGACAATCCCAAG TGTGGCTCTGTTGCAGAAACGGTTGCATATGACCTTGTTTTAGAAGCTGCTATGAAGGTTCAGCATTTTCAACAAAGGAATCTAGTGGTGCAGGGTCCATGGAAATGGCTTTTAACTGAGTTTGCAACATATTACGGTGTTTCTGATGTATACACCAAGCTGAG GTATCTCTCTTATGTTATGGATGTAGCTACACCAACAGCTGATTGCCTCAACTTGGTGTATGATTTGCTAAGGCCTGTTTTGATGAAAGGCCACAACAAGAGCATGCTGAGTCACCAAGAG AACCGAATCTTAGGAGAAACTAAGGATCAGATTCAACAAACTCTTGCTCTAGCTTTCGAGAATTACAAGTCCTTGGATGAGTCATCTCTTTCAGGAATTATGGAGGTCTTTCGACCTGCGACTGGGCATGCTGCACCTGCATTGGAGCCTGCTGTCAAACTTTACACGCTTCTTCATGATATCTTGTCTCCCGAGGCGCAGACTGCTTTATGCCACCATTTCCAG GTTGCTGCGAGAAAGAGATCACAGAGGCACTTAGCTGAGACAGATGAATATATTACCAGCAATAGTGATGGTATATTGCTTGATAGTTTGAGTATGGCGACTGCTTACCAGAAAATGAAATCTTTGTGCCTTAACATTAGGGATGaaatccacactgatattgagATCCATAATCGGCATATACTCCCCAG TTTTGTAGACCTCCCACATCTGTCAGCATCAATATACAGCACAGACCTATGCAGTAGATTGCGTGCTTTCCTCATTGCTTGCCCCCCAACGGGTCCTTCATCCCCTGTAGGGGACCTTGTTATAGCCACAGCAGATTTCCAAAGAGACCTTTCCAGTTGGAACATCGG TCATATTAAAGCTGGAGTTGATGCAAAAGAATTGTTCCACCTCTATATTATGCTGTGGATTCAAAATAAGCGTGGGTCTTTGCTCGAAGCATGCAAATTAGACAAG GTAAAATGGTCAGGAGTTAGGACACAGCATTCAACAACTCCTTTTGTGGATGAAATGTATGATCGTCTGAAAGCAACTTTGAGTGACTATGAGATCATCATTTCCAGATGGCCTGAATATGCCTGCATTCTGGAGAAT GCTATTGCTGATGTCGAGAAGGCGATCATAGAATCTCTAGACAAGCAGTATGCAGACGTCCTGTCACCATTAAAGGAAAATTTGGCCCCAAAGAAATTTGGCCTCAAGTATGTTCAGAAGCTTGCCAAAAGGTCTGTGAGCGCCTATACAGTCCCTGAAGAG TTGGGAATTCTGTTGAATTCGTTGAAGAGAATGCTTGATGTCCTTCGTCCCCAAATCGAAGTGCAGTTCAAATCATGGGGTTCCTGCATTCCGGATGCTGGGAACACAGTTCCTGGAGAGCGTCTCAGTGAAGTCACTGTAATGTTGAGAGCCAAGTTAAAAAATTACATACAAGCAGTTGTTGAAAAACTTGCAGAGAAT TCGAAGTTGCAGAGTGCTACAAAACTGAAGAAGATTCTGCAAGATTCAAAAGAAACCGTGGTAGAATCTGATGTGAGAAGTAGAATGCAGCTTCTTAAAGACCAGCTGGCAACCACAGTTACTCACCTGCATACTGTTTTTGGGACTCACGTCTTCATTGCAATTTGTCGAGGTTATTGGGACCGAATGGGACAG GATGTTCTGAGTTTCTTAGAGAACCGAAAAGAAAATAAGTCGTGGTATAAGGGTTCTCGCATCGCTGTCTCT ATTC